Genomic segment of Centropristis striata isolate RG_2023a ecotype Rhode Island chromosome 21, C.striata_1.0, whole genome shotgun sequence:
ATCTGCTGATGGCAGAAACGGCTGATCAGTTATGTGAATTTAATTTTCTCGACATCAGAATTtatttgtgggaaaaaaaatgcattttcataACCCATTTAGCGCATTAGCTCTTTTTCAACGAGGCAAAGCTCCATCCCAAGCATGcgtaaacattttattttgcatcaaTGAAGATGTTTTATTGAAGCCGGCATAATCCATTCAGCTTTTCTACTACGATACTTCAAAATGTGCCTACAGACAggttaatggaaacatggctattaACAATGTTTCACAAAGACTGAACAATCATctaatcaacttttttttatttaaaaaaggagcaTTATTAACATAGAAATTGACTAGTGAGGACCACAGACCTTTAGCGCTGATGCTTCTCAGATCAGTGATCTTCATCAGCATCTTGGGGAACATGTGCGGTTTGTggggcctcctcctccttacaTAAATCTTCAACGCCTCCAAGAGCGGCTCCTGCAGGACGTCCACCTTCTCTGCCTGTTCCAAGTCCTGACGATCTGTTGAGAAACAAACGTTTCAATCATCTCCTGCTGTCATAATCACAGTTAGCCACTAGGGGGTGCTCACTGAAAGAGCACAGCATACACAGCTACTTCATCAAGATTCATGGGTTTTCACACAGTCGAGAATATGTCACAGACTGTTGCCTGACTAAGACAGTCCTCAGTAAGTATTGAGGAGACTTGCGTACCTCCACACAACAAACAGATGGCGCTGAGAAGCCCCGTTTCTGCGTCATCCATCTCCAGAGGAAGGAGCTGGTTGGCAAAGGCAAAAACCAGGTCGGTGAGGGGACCGAAGCCTGCGTTGTGCATCTGGGTTCGGTTTAGCGTGAGTCCATCTGAGAAGGTCATGGTGTCTTGCTCTGGTGTGTAGCGTGTACAGATCCGGAgtatctgcagagacagaaCAAGGTGGTTGGTTAGAAATTTTGAATCAAGCCTCCTGAATCTTCACAATCACCTGTGTGGACGTTCTTGTTCTTACCAGGATATCCAGACATGCTGCTTTGAGCAGAGTGATCTGGTCAGCGATGGTGAGCGTCGTGAAGCCGGGCAGCTGCTTCGCAAACTCCACTGTCTTTATGATGCACTTGGTGGAGAGTTCACTGAACTTGTCCCACAGGTCCACGTCCAAGGAGACACGTCGTTCTGAGCTGTTAGTCTGTTAGGAAGCAGGGGAAGAAACGAGGGACATATTTTAGATATTTCCACATAAATGGAATGACAATAAACCACGGCCAACaaagatgaataaatatatagagaCACAGAGTCTTGCCAGTGTCATGCTACTGACCGTAGTGTATTTGCCCAgctggcagagagaggggaaagttTCCTGGTGTGCCTTGCGAACCCTGTCGATCATCCGCTCTGTGTCGGGACTCAGCACATAGCTCTCTGTGCACTCCTGCTTCTTctcatccttcttcttcttattcCGGTCATTCCTCACTGCTGCAGGGTGAAGAGCAGAGCGACAGAGTAGGATTACTGTGTGGGATAAAAACTTTTGGCTTAAGTGACACAGTTCAGATCTCAACAAACTTTACATCTTAGCTTTTATTAATTTGAATAGAATGGATCATActctatcctcctcctcctctttataTTAAGAAAGCCACTGATAAAGAAGCAGCAGTGAAATCTAAACGTATGTGGCCTTCAGTCAAATAAATGTGTGCAGATTTCTTGAAAAAGAATTTGAACAATGGAAGAAATGTTGCATATATAGAGTTATTCACCTTTTCCAAAGTCgtattcaagcacttttcaagcgtTCTTAAGGTGCACTTTAAAGCTTTTCCGAAACTGTTTAGCTGTAGTAATAATGGTCCTTTTATATTGTACATAGTATATATAGAATACTCATTATTTCTCTTGTTTGTGAGAAGACTTGGCATACTGAAGAACCTGAATTTAAAGCGTTTTCATTAAAACTTTTCGAACCTTGGAACACCACATTTAAATGTaagtgttttcaaggatttccagcacccATATGAATCCTACCACAATGTATGAGCTCAAGATCAGAGGCAAAGTCGTCAGCAGGAAGGGATGCTCAGCAACCGCAGCATCCCTTCTCTTATCCTGCACTATAAGATAAATGTTGTGAGACGGCTCCATCCAAGGAGGGCTATGGTAATGgagggagggggaaaaaaaccttGAAATAATCCAATGTGGTTTCCCTCTGGGCGATCTGACTGAGAATAGTGTGCTCaccccaaatgacaaaaaacactagGCGGGGTGTTTAGCATTGGAATCCCATTACAGGCTCCATCCATTTCTCCCAGACCCATCCAGACTGGGGTGCAGTTTAGCTATGACTgggtagtgtatgtgtgtgttgagggtgggggtgggggtgggatGGGTGAGACGGAGCGCTAGTTGATAAATAGTGGAGGGGGATGGAGCTATCCATAAGGCTGACAAATTGCCACAGCTTTCATTAGGGGTCCCGGCTAATCTAATAACATAATATGACAAATATCCTGCCTCTAATGGTTTTAAAAGGGCTCGGCTGCTGAGCCCAGACTGGAAAAAACCTTccagctttctctctctctctctctctctctctctctcattctcaccAACGCGTACTATCTCTCCTTTCTAAAATTGTGTTTCTTCTGCTTTAAATCATCCCACTTTCCTAAACTCATCTCTATCAGTTTTCACATCTCTACCTCCCCTCGAGGTACCTGAGTTCCCCCTCACCGCTGACCTGAGATCAGATTTTCCTTGTCTTAATCCTAACCTTGACCATTAAGGGTGGGAGCGCTCAGGCTGATGGGAGATCAGTGTCTGTGACAGAGGGGCATGGCCCGGGGCCAGGGAGGGATGCACAGCTCGGCGCTGCTGCTCATCCATCAGCCGGCAGACAGGCCTCCCTGCCTGGGAGAACATgaagggaaggaggaaggagggggCTGGAAGTCTGATGCTGCACTATGTTATTGCTAAGCACTGCTCGCCACAACAAGAAATGAAGAAGACCCTGCTGTGCGGGTAGAGCAAGGTAATGCATTTTTTGCCAGCGTGTTGTGATGGTAGGCTAGTGTAGTCTCCAAAATGTGGATGCAGCAGGAGACAGTGCAGTAAAGTGTCATACAGTATAAGGGGACAGTTTTATATGTCaataaaaagaagcaaaatgcaCTACACTAATCAGCTAATTATCCCTTAGTTAGTGAAGGAACCCTCAGCTTCTAAAGGccagttacataaaaaaggcagtAAGCTGCTGACCATATTTGGGCCAGCCCTGCTTGTGGTGCTGATTGGGAATCTGTGTCCTGTCTGCCATGAGGGGAGGGGTGGAGGGCCGCAACACAGTCGATGTCCAATTAATTCACAAATAAAAGTGGGGCATCCCTAGCGCCCAGACATTACCCGCGCTGACAAATTGGCAGCACAATCATAAGCCGCACAACACAATTTAATGAAGTCATTAAAGAACTATTAGGCACGACTGACGATCTGTCATGGCGAATTGCCACATGCAATAACTTGGGGGGCTTGAgggaagggagggggggggggggggggggggggctgtggCGGGGGagtgaaaatgaaagaaatactgccttgcttttttattatgtgtgcgtgtgtgtgagcacaAACGTGCAATttggtgtttgtgtgcgtgctaACTTGAAGCAATGCATCTTTCAAAATGCATTATGAGAATATGAATGCTAATGGGGGAACTTGCATCCTGGATTGTTTGCGGTTACGTGTTCAttgcataaaaatgatttacaagAGCCGGTGTGTAACGTGTACAGAATACTGtgacacacgcgcgcgcgcgcacacataGCCATCACTCAATCATTTGTTCTCATAGTGGATTTCAGCTGCAGTGTGCAGTTAATGGACAATTTCTGTTAGCGCCTcggtgtgtatatgtgtgtgtgtttgtgtctgtatacAAGACAGAGAGAGGTGGGCAGACAGGGATAATTCGTGTGAGGAAAATTAAAGCACTGGCAGCTCGTCCATCACACAGATTAAATTCAATGgaaagataaaaatgtcaatgttccccctgctcctgctgctcgcTGCGCAGCGCCACCGTCGACAGTGATGAaactttctccctctccctgtcctccagcctctctcacccccccccccccccccccccccctcctctctactctctcttcTCAAGATTTTCATTCTCACTCACACTGAGTTCAATACTCTTCCCTCTCGCGGCCTTCATCTTTCTCTGCTATCCTGCCTTTCTTTCTGGCTGATGTTATCCTCCCCTTGCGCTGTTCTCCATCATTCTTTGCTTCatcttattttacttttattactttttctaTTGCTGAATAACACCTTCCTCGAGGAACATGTGGGCGATAGCTTTGTGAGAGGGGAGGGGATGATAAAGGGAGGGAGGTACGTTGGTACGGCAGCTGGTCTGAACTAGACAACATAAATTCACTTTCAAGAATTGTGCAACTGAAGCATCAGATCATTCCTGATGCACTGAGAATAGCTTACAATGGAGAAGTGTCAGCATTGGGAATGAAGTTACTTCAGCTGAAATGTG
This window contains:
- the raraa gene encoding retinoic acid receptor alpha-A isoform X2, translating into MAGKGNPLPGPHLNGFPVPTYSYFFPHMLGSLSPPALAGLPISGYSTPSPATIETQSTSSEEIVPSPPSPPPPPRVYKPCFVCQDKSSGYHYGVSACEGCKGFFRRSIQKNMVYTCHREKNCIINKVTRNRCQYCRLQKCLEVGMSKELILLCRSALHPAAVRNDRNKKKKDEKKQECTESYVLSPDTERMIDRVRKAHQETFPSLCQLGKYTTTNSSERRVSLDVDLWDKFSELSTKCIIKTVEFAKQLPGFTTLTIADQITLLKAACLDILILRICTRYTPEQDTMTFSDGLTLNRTQMHNAGFGPLTDLVFAFANQLLPLEMDDAETGLLSAICLLCGDRQDLEQAEKVDVLQEPLLEALKIYVRRRRPHKPHMFPKMLMKITDLRSISAKGAERVITLKMEIPGSMPPLIQEMLENSEGLESGAAGGRPSGAPPGSCSPSLSPSSAQSSPATQSP
- the raraa gene encoding retinoic acid receptor alpha-A isoform X4, which gives rise to MAGKGNPLPGPHLNGFPVPTYSYFFPHMLGSLSPPALAGLPISGYSTPSPATIETQSTSSEEIVPSPPSPPPPPRVYKPCFVCQDKSSGYHYGVSACEGCKGFFRRSIQKNMVYTCHREKNCIINKVTRNRCQYCRLQKCLEVGMSKESVRNDRNKKKKDEKKQECTESYVLSPDTERMIDRVRKAHQETFPSLCQLGKYTTTNSSERRVSLDVDLWDKFSELSTKCIIKTVEFAKQLPGFTTLTIADQITLLKAACLDILILRICTRYTPEQDTMTFSDGLTLNRTQMHNAGFGPLTDLVFAFANQLLPLEMDDAETGLLSAICLLCGDRQDLEQAEKVDVLQEPLLEALKIYVRRRRPHKPHMFPKMLMKITDLRSISAKGAERVITLKMEIPGSMPPLIQEMLENSEGLESGAAGGRPSGAPPGSCSPSLSPSSAQSSPATQSP
- the raraa gene encoding retinoic acid receptor alpha-A isoform X3, with the protein product MMYESVDVVGLNPSPNPFLMMDYYNQSRGCLIPEKGLVPGAPHPYSTSIRNQHWNGSNHSIETQSTSSEEIVPSPPSPPPPPRVYKPCFVCQDKSSGYHYGVSACEGCKGFFRRSIQKNMVYTCHREKNCIINKVTRNRCQYCRLQKCLEVGMSKESVRNDRNKKKKDEKKQECTESYVLSPDTERMIDRVRKAHQETFPSLCQLGKYTTTNSSERRVSLDVDLWDKFSELSTKCIIKTVEFAKQLPGFTTLTIADQITLLKAACLDILILRICTRYTPEQDTMTFSDGLTLNRTQMHNAGFGPLTDLVFAFANQLLPLEMDDAETGLLSAICLLCGDRQDLEQAEKVDVLQEPLLEALKIYVRRRRPHKPHMFPKMLMKITDLRSISAKGAERVITLKMEIPGSMPPLIQEMLENSEGLESGAAGGRPSGAPPGSCSPSLSPSSAQSSPATQSP
- the raraa gene encoding retinoic acid receptor alpha-A isoform X1, with the protein product MMYESVDVVGLNPSPNPFLMMDYYNQSRGCLIPEKGLVPGAPHPYSTSIRNQHWNGSNHSIETQSTSSEEIVPSPPSPPPPPRVYKPCFVCQDKSSGYHYGVSACEGCKGFFRRSIQKNMVYTCHREKNCIINKVTRNRCQYCRLQKCLEVGMSKELILLCRSALHPAAVRNDRNKKKKDEKKQECTESYVLSPDTERMIDRVRKAHQETFPSLCQLGKYTTTNSSERRVSLDVDLWDKFSELSTKCIIKTVEFAKQLPGFTTLTIADQITLLKAACLDILILRICTRYTPEQDTMTFSDGLTLNRTQMHNAGFGPLTDLVFAFANQLLPLEMDDAETGLLSAICLLCGDRQDLEQAEKVDVLQEPLLEALKIYVRRRRPHKPHMFPKMLMKITDLRSISAKGAERVITLKMEIPGSMPPLIQEMLENSEGLESGAAGGRPSGAPPGSCSPSLSPSSAQSSPATQSP